The Prunus dulcis chromosome 5, ALMONDv2, whole genome shotgun sequence genomic sequence ACAGAAATAAAGTTGTTATTGAGGGTTGTTCTTGTGCACAAGATGTGATTTTTAACAGAGCCCATCACTTGGCTGGTGAATATGGAAGTCTTGTAAAAGGGGAACCTAAATTATTTGTAGAGAAACCAACCAAATGGTCTCCTCCTCCAGCTGGTAAATATAAACTAAATGTTGATACTGCTTTTATTCCCGAAACAGGTGTGGGTGGAATTGGCGCTGTTGTTAGAAATGACAAAGGTGAAGTGATGGCGGCTATGACCCTTCCTCTTGCCAGTACCACCTCATCTAAACATGCGGAGATCATGGCGTTTCTTTTCGGGATGAAATTTGCTCGTGATGCTGGcttttcttccattttaatTGAATCTGAATCACAAAGGGTGGTAAATGATGTAAAGAAGGACGAGGAAGAGTCATGGGCATCTTATTGATGATATTAAGAGGAGTCTGCAACACTTTGAAGATGTTATTATCTCTTTTAGTCCAAGAGGGGTTAACCAAGTAGCTCATTTTCTAGCAAAGCATGCTCTTAATTGTAATACTATGGTAACTTGGATTGAAGAGGTTCCCTTCTGGCTGGAATCAATTGTAAACGATGACATGGTTGTATCCTCTTAATTGTTATCAATGAGTTCTTCTTtcgcccaaaaaaaaaaaaaacaaaaaaacaaaaaaacaaaaaagcgtAAGCATTTTGGGTGCCGGATTCTTTGTGAGCAGATGCACCATTAAATATCTTTCTTTCAATTGCCTTTGGTTTTGTTAtataatttggaaattttgttttctttttaaaaaaattagttgaTACTGAAAATGTAATAGCAATTATCCGTTATCATGTAAGTCACAGCCTCTCTCACAAACCCATCTCCCTTGCCCCCCCGGCTGCACCTGCCAGTAGAGCAACAATATAAGTCATGGGTTTGTAATGAAGTGAAGGCACTTTGGACAAATGTGCTTAGGGTCGTCGCGGCCACACAGCATACCTCACCGCCGGAGTAGGAGTAGGAGAAGCTTGATGGCTGTCATGACCGACATGTGTACAATGCATGACCGACGTGGGTCAATGCAGGAAGAATTTGATGGGCGCCACCAGTTGGCACCTTCTTATTCTTAAGTTTTAGAAGGACATCCTTGTTGAGGTTGGGTTGCAAGTATGCGTCGTCTAGGTTTTCTAAGCTGTCGTAGAGTTTGCCTAAACAACTAATCATGCGTTTCTTAGAGAGGAGCCTGATCACAGTGCCGACAAGTAGAGACagaaaagtgaaaagaaagTCAACAAAGTCCTTGCCAGCTTAAGCGAAGAGAACTTCGTTATGCTTTTCCTCGATGAGGAGCTTCAAATGAACTGGAGAAGTAGAgattgatttggttttgggtttggagGGGGCCATTGAGgcagagagagatggaggacATGCCAACTTTGTTAAACGTATTTTAATTGTCGTTTGGATAGACCTTATCTATATTATTCAATTATCTTTATAGCATGACCCCAAGGGCGTAGCGCAATGATTAGAAGGACGAGTCGGGGCCAACCGTAAACTCAGTTCGAATCCCATTATTATTGTGTGAGTtccttcatatatatatatatatatataacctaGCATGACATTTCATATTACGACATAAGGAAACAATTTCTTCATTCGAAATAAGGAAAACCTCCAAAATGACATCATAAAGCAATACGAATCTCCTTAGTTCACAAAGCAGAAAACGTTTTAGGCCCCCAGGAACACTTTGGTAAGGACTGCACTGGTCTTGAACGATGCCTTCAGCAGCTTCAAACCCTACGAAGAGAAAAAACAAGACATACAATGTCAAACAAATAAGCTTTAAATCAAAGCAGGGACGAGGACTTAGTTTGAATGTTGGGTTGCATGATGATTCGGCCTTATTTATTAATCCAACAAGTATATATTAACAGAAAATATAGATTAATCCAACAAGAGAACATAACAAGTTACCCTATATATTATAGAGTAAAAGTATAGAGATTATTAGGAGTAATATTCAGACCTCTTGCATCCCAAGATGAACCACCTTCTCTTCAAGAGCACCAACATCCTTCACATTGAACTGGTTAAGTAGAGCAATACTTGAAATGGTGGACATTGGCTTCACCTCCAAGTTATCCATGACCATGTATGTTACTACTCCCTTGACATACCCTCCCTCGCTGCCCTTTGCCACCACcgtagaagaagaagcttgtgGGGAAACATAAGTCACCTCAGTGGATATGGAATAACTGTAACTATTTGGGCAAGGGGTATAACAAACATCGGAAATATGGCGGGGATTGCAGTATGAACACATGTAGAACTGTTTAGAATTCGAGTCGACATTAATATTGTTGGTCAGCTGAGGAAGGATATTGGCACCAGCAACTGTGGTCTTTGGTTTCAGCAAGGTGTCCTTGTCAAGATTGGGTTGCAAGTATGTGTCATTGAGGTTTTCGACACTCTCATAAAGCTTTCCCATGCTACCAACCATGCCGTCTTTGGAGAGGAGCCTGATCACAGTTCCAACAGGCAGAGACAGGAGACTGAAGAGAAAATCAACAACATCCTTGCTGGCTTCGGCAAACAAAACTTTGCGACCATTTGTGTCGATCAGGAGTTTCAAGCTCACATGTGTACTGTTGGAGGTTGCCATATTAATgcgattttgtttttttttttttttttcctcttttggaTGCTATATTGATGCAATGTTTAGGCTTAGGTTACCTATCAATTTATAGTCTTAGAAGaaaatttactaaaatatttcaaattaattCTTCGGGtctttgaaaaaagaaattaagggCAAAGTTAGGGAATGACTCAAAATACCTCTCCCCTAAAGAGGTAGTCTACATTTTCATAAAGACAAATTGAGGCGAAACCAATTTAGCATATGACACTTATGTCCCTCAAATTTGTCCTCCACCGACCGATAAAGAATgaccttttcctttttattggcaaaaaagaagaagaatctttttttttttccttttcttttctttttttttctctttttctccttttctttattACTTTACAATACTTTTCAGAACAAAAGGACACTACACAGTACATATACATTTCGGTGCTCTTAAGCTTAACAAAATTTCCTTAGTTGCCAAGGATCCTCCCgttcaataaaattttcttaGTTGCAAAGGATCCATTAGTTTAATAAAATTCTTTATAATTACTTGCTAAGGATTCACTATCAAGCTCTTTTAGAGATTGTCCTGGATTCGAGTCCTAATATGTGTGTGTGGGTTTAGATGAATATCGTCAATTTCAATAATTGAGACCCTAAAACAAATTCCTTAGTTAAAAACCACTCTTAAATTTTATCCATTTTCCTTTAGAAGAAAGTTGATGTTCCACTCCAAAATTAACTCGCAATGCAGAAGAAGAGTAGCTTAACTCCTTATAAACTTATATGCTAGTTCCCTTAACTTTTCAATATGCAACAAAATTCAATAGAGACCACTATTATTATTTAAGTaagtt encodes the following:
- the LOC117629236 gene encoding uncharacterized protein LOC117629236 — protein: MATSNSTHVSLKLLIDTNGRKVLFAEASKDVVDFLFSLLSLPVGTVIRLLSKDGMVGSMGKLYESVENLNDTYLQPNLDKDTLLKPKTTVAGANILPQLTNNINVDSNSKQFYMCSYCNPRHISDVCYTPCPNSYSYSISTEVTYVSPQASSSTVVAKGSEGGYVKGVVTYMVMDNLEVKPMSTISSIALLNQFNVKDVGALEEKVVHLGMQEGLKLLKASFKTSAVLTKVFLGA